TCGTGGACCTTATCGAGCATATTTCCCTTCCGGCATGCACCTGGAGCTCAGTCCGAGCACACGCATAGTCAAGCTTCGAACGGTGCCCTACCGTAGGCAGGCCGCGCAGGAAAAAGCAATGACCCGCTCCGAGTAAATCTCGGAACGGGTCATTGCGAAGAGGTATCGGATCAGAATCCGACACTCGAGGAATCAGTTGCCGGTGAGCTTCTCCCGCAGCGCGGCCAGTGCCTCGTCGGAAGCCAGGGTGCCAGCGTCGACAGGCTCCTCAGCGGAGGAGTAGTTGCTCTGTGCCGGCTCGGCAGGGCGACGCTCGGAGCGGGAGGAGCCGCCGGAGACGGAAGCTTCGGCCGCAGCCTCGGCGTCGGCCTCCACAGCCTTCCGGACCTGGTCCTTGTGCTGCTCCCAGCGCTCGGCAGCCGCGGCGTACTGAGCCTCCCAAGCAGCGCGCTGCTCGTCGTAGCCCTCCATCCACTCGTTGGTCTCCGGGTCGAAGCCTTCGGGGTACTTGTAGTTCCCCTCGTCGTCGTACTCGGCGTCCATGCCGTAGAGGGCGGGGTCGAACTCCTCAGCGTCCGGGTCCACGTCCTCGTTGGCCTGCTTCAGGGACAGGCTGATGCGGCGGCGCTCCAGGTCGATGTCGATGACCTTGACGAAGACCTCGTCGTTGACGGAGACGACCTGCTCCGCCAGGTCCACGTGGCGAACAGCCAGCTCGGAGATGTGCACCAGGCCCTCGATGCCGTCCTCGACGCGGACGAACGCACCGAAGGGAACCAGCTTGGTGACCTTGCCGGGCACGATCTGGCCCAGGGCGTGGGTACGGGCGAAGGTCTGCCACGGGTCTTCCTGGGTGGCCTTCAGCGACAGGGAGACGCGCTCGCGGTCCATGTCCACCTCGAGGACCTCCACGGTGACCTCATCGCCCACGGAGACGACCTCGTTCGGGTGGTCGATGTGCTTCCAGGACAGCTCGGAGACGTGCACCAGGCCGTCCACGCCGCCCAGGTCCACGAAGGCGCCGAAGTTGACGATGGAGGAGACCACGCCGTTGCGGACCTGTCCGCGCTCCAGCTTGTTGAGGAAGGAGGAGCGGACCTCGGACTGGGTCTGCTCCAGCCATGCCCGCCGGGACAGGACCACGTTGTTGCGGTTCTTGTCCAGCTCGATGATCTTGGCTTCGATCTCCTGGCCGATGTAGGGGGCCAGGTCCCGGACGCGGCGCATCTCCACCAGAGAGGCGGGGAGGAATCCGCGGAGACCGATGTCAAGGATGAGGCCGCCCTTGACGACCTCGATGACGGTGCCGGTGACGACGCCGTCCTCCTCCTTGACCTTCTCGATGTCGCCCCAGGCGCGCTCGTACTGGGCGCGCTTCTTGGACAGGATCAGACGGCCTTCCTTGTCCTCCTTCTGGAGAACGAGGGCCTCGACCTTGTCACCGACCTGAACGACCTCATCCGGGTCAACATCATGCTTGATGGACAGCTCGCGGGAGGGGATGACGCCTTCGGTCTTGTACCCGATGTCCAGGAGGACCTCGTCGCGGTCGACCTTGACAATGGTTCCTTCGACCATGTCGCCGTCGGTGAAGTACTTCATCGTGGCGTCGACGGCGGCCAGGAACTCTTCGGCGGTGCCGATGTCGTTGATAGCGACCTGAGGGGCACCGGGGGCGGTTGCGGTGGTGGTCATGTAGTAGGGGCTCCGATATGGATTGTTCTTCTAGGGTCAGTGCACAGTTCTTCCTTAGCACTGAGCGACGGACAAATGACAATAGATATTCTGTGTCAGAGGTCGGATCGACTCTGTGCGCAGAACGCGCCCGTTCAGTCTATATCGCCGGAGCAACCCGCTCAAGCCGCGGGAACGGGCTCAGTGGGCAGCTTCGTGCCAGGTGGCCCCGGTGCCGAGGTTGACGTCCAAGGGAACGTCCAGCTCAGCCGCGCCCGCCATCTTCTCGACCACGAGCTGGCTGACCTGCTCCGCCTCTCCCGGGGCGACCTCGAGGACGAGCTCGTCGTGGACCTGAAGCAGCACTCGGCTTCCGAGCTGAGCCTGCTCGAGGGCAGCGTCGACGTCGATCATGGCGCGTTTGATGATGTCCGCCGCTGAGCCCTGGATCGGGGCGTTGAGGGCGGCGCGCTCTGCCATCTGGCGCAGCTGGCGGCTCTCGCTGGTGAGATCCGGCAGGTAGCGGCGGCGCCCGTAGATGGTGGAGGTGTACCCGTCCTTCTTCGCCTGGGCGACGATGTCGCGCAGGTAGTCGCGGACGGCGCCGAAGCGCTCGAAGTACTCATTCATCAGGTCCCGGGCCTCGTCCACGCCGATGCCGAGCTGCTTGGAGAGCCCGAAGCTGGAGAGCCCGTAGACCAGCCCGTAGCTCATCGCCTTGACCTTGGAGCGCTGCTCAAGGGTGACCTCCTCGGTGCCGACGCCGAAGACCCGGGCGCCGACGAAGCTGTGCAGGTCCTCACCGGCCCGGAACGCCTCGATCAGCTCCCGGTCCCCGGAGAGGTGGGCCATGATGCGCATCTCGATCTGGGAGTAGTCGGCGGTGAGCAGCGACTCGTAGCCTCGGCCCACCACGAAGGCGTCGCGGATCTTCCGGCCGGCAGCGGTGCGGATCGGGATGTTCTGCAGGTTGGGGTGCAGCGAGGAGAGCCTGCCGGTGGCCGCGACCGTCTGGGCGTAGGTGGTGTGGATCCGGCCGTCGTCGCCGACCGCCTCGGTCAGCCCCGTGACGGTTTGCCGCAGCTTCGAGGAGTCCCTGTGGTTCATCAGGTGCACCAGGAACTCGTTCTGCGTCTTGGCCAGCAGGTCCTGGAGGGTCTCCACGTCGGTGGAGTAGCCGGTCTTGTTCTTCTTGACCCCCTGGGTGGGCAGCTCCAATTCTTCGAAGAGCACGGTCTGCAGCTGCTTGGGCGAGCCGAGGTTCACCTCGTGGCCGACCACCGCGTAGGCGGCCTCCGCGGACTCGGCGATGGCCCGCTCGAACTCTGCGTCAAGCTCGGCGAGCTTCTCCTGGGACACGGCGATGCCCGTGAGCTCCATCTGCAGGAGGATCTCGGCCAAGGGGATCTCCAGCTCGTAGAGCAGCTGCTCCGCCTTCCGCTCGGTGAGCTGGGAGTGCAGAGCCGCGGAGAGCGGGTGCAGCAGCATCCCATGGACCGCGGCCGCCGCGAGGTCCGCCTCGGAGACTCCGGGCAGCGGCTCCTCGTCGAAGAGGGACTGCTGGGCGCCGTCGTTCTCCGCGTCCTTGAACTTCTCACCGCCGATGTAGTCCTGGGGCTCCGCGGAGCCGTTGAGGTGCTGGGCAATCAGGTCGGGGAAGCTGAAGCTGCGGCGGTCCGGCTGGATCAGGTATCCGGAGATGAGGGTGTCCTCCACCGCCCCGCGCAGGTGCAGGCCCCGCCAGGCGAGGCGCTTGCCGGCGTCCTTGCAGTCGTGGACCAGCTTGGGCGAGCCCGGTTCCGCCAACCATTCGGCGAGTGCGGTCTCCAGGTCCTGGTCAGCGTCGGTGAGGGAGACGGCGATGCCGGGCGCGGGCTCCTCCGGGTCCTCGCTGGGGGCGACGATGACGACGGCGATGGCTTCTGCGGCGCGTGCGGCGTCGTCGCGCTTGGCCTTGGTGGAGAGCGACTCGTGGGACTTGTCGATGATGACGGCGAGGCCCAGCGGGGCCTCGTGGGCGCTGAGGAAGGCAGAAAGCTGATCGGCATCGGCGGCGATGCCGATCAGCGGAAGGGCATGAGTCGGCTCGGCGCTGAGGTCGGCATCGGGGAAGCGGGCGGCGAAGGTCTCGAAGAGGCGTTCGCGGATCTGGTTGAACTCCAGAGAGTCGAAGAGCGGCTCGACTGCCTCCCGGTCCGGCGGGGTGAGGATGGCCTCCTCCAGTGCGACCGGCACCTCCAGGTCGCGGACCAGGAGATTGAGCTGGAGGTTCCGCTCCACATCGTCGAGGGCGGCCCGCAGGTTCTCCCCCGCCTTGCCCGTGATCTCCTCGGCGTGATCGATGATGCCGCGGGTGGAGCCGTACTGCGCGATCCACTTGGCAGCGGTCTTGGGGCCCACCTTGGGGACCCCGGGCAGGTTGTCCGCGGATTCGCCCACCAGGGCCGCGAGGTCCGGGTACTGGGCCGGGGGAACCAGGTATTTGGCCTCCACGCCCTCCGGGTCCAGGCGCAGGGTCTTGGAGAGGCCGGTGGTCGGGTAGTCCAGGTGGGTGCTCTCAGTGACCAGCTGCAGGGCGTCCCGGTCGCCCGAGACGATGAGGCTCTGCCAGCCGGCGGCCTCGGCCTGGGTGACGTAGGCGGCGACGATGTCGTCGGCCTCATATCCCTCCACCGTGACCGCGGGGATCGTCAGGGCTTCGGCGACCTGCTGGATGAGGCTGACCTGCCCGGCGAACTCCTCGGGCGCCTTGTCCCGGCCGTCCTTGTACTCGTCGTAGGACTCGTGCCGGAACGTGGGGGCGTCGAGGTCGAATGCGAGCACCACGTGGGTGGGCTGCTCCTCCCGGATGAGCTTCAGCAGCATGTTGGTGAACCCGTACACGGCGTTGGTGTACTGCCCGGAGCTGGTGAGGAACCCTTCCGGCGGCAGGGCGTAGAACGCGCGGAATGCCATGGAGTGCCCGTCGATCACCAGCAGCTTGTTGCCCTCAGAAGTCACGTGTCCACCCTACCGCCGGCAGAGGCAGTCAGTAGGGTGGGGGTATGAGCGAGAAGATCGAATACCAGCCCGGATTCCCCATGCCTGCCGCCCCCACCCCCGTGCCCGACGACGCCGAGCGTGATGCCCGCATGGCAGCTATGGGATTCCCACCCGAGTACCGGCAGTTCTTCAGGATCCAGGGAACTCCCCCGCTGTCCGCGAAGGCAGGGATGGTGTTCGAGGAGATGAGTCCGGAGAAGATCGTCTCCAGGATGCCCGTGGCCGGCAACGAGCAGACCATCGGCATCCTGCACGGCGGCGCCCACCTGCTGCAGGCCGAGACCCTCAGTTCGATCGCCGCGCTGCTGCACGTGCGGATCAACCTCAAGGACGAGGAGAAGATTGTGGTCGGCACTGAGCTCGGGGCCACCCACCACCGGCAGGCCCGCGAAGGCTGGGTCTATGCCACCTGCACCCCCATCAACCTCGGCCGTCAGATGACCAGCCACGAGATCGTGATGACCAATGAGGAGGGGAAGCGGCTCTCCACCGCCCGCATGACCAATCTGATCATCGATCAGAGATGAGCCTCAGGATCCCCTCCTCGATCGCCTCGGCGTGACGTTCGGCGGTGTAGCGGCCGCGCACGAGGCCGACCCCTCGCCGACCCAGCTCGCGCAGCCGTACACGGTCTGAGAGGGTCTCGGCGAGGACCGTGCGGAGGTGGGAGGCCGTGCCGTCGTAGTAGCGGCCGGTCTCCCCCTCCACCACGGCTTCGATCTCCGGGGATGAGTCCGGGCTGCCGGCCTCGGCGACCACCGGCACCCCGAAGCTCAGCGCCTGGATGACGTTCAGCCCCGCCCCGCCCACAGAGAGGGCAAGGTCGGCCTGGGCGTAGAGCTGCCGCAGTCGGTCGTAGTCGTACACCGCCCCGAGGAACTCAGCCTTCACCTGCTTCTCCGCAAAGAGACGCTCGAGCCGAGGCCGCTCCGAGCCGTCCCCCACCACGATCACGCGCGGCCGCGGACGATTCTCCGGCCAGTGGGCCAGGGCCTCCGCCAACGAGTCCAGCCGGTGCCGGGCCGTCAGCCGAGACGAGTAGATCAGCGTCGGAGGGTCGGTGTCCTCACCCGTGGGCTCCTCGGGCTCAGCCAGCGCGCACTCCGAATACAGTGAGTTGTAGACCACCTGGATCTTCTCCGCCGGGACCCCATACTCAACCCCCAGCTCCTTGGCCCGGTCTCCGTACACCAGCAGGCCGTCCGCCAGCCGGTAGAGCATCAGCCGGGTCAGCCGCTTGGCACCAGCCTCCGGCCGCTTCCAGCCGTGCCCCCACAGGAAGACCCGGCGCCCGCGCAGCTTCCCCACGGCACCCGCCGCCCAGGCAGACACCGTGTAGAAACGCCCCTCCAGCACGTAGGCGTCATAGCCGCCCCGCCACACAGCAGCCGCATCGCCCACCTGCCACCACCACTGCCCCACGCTCAGGGTCCTGACCGGTGCCGCTCGGCGGAGGACATCCTCGGACGCTGACTCGATCCGCTCAGCCTCACCCGCCTCAGAGTTCGAGAACCGCCCCACCACCTCCATCGCGAGCCGGCCTGAGCGCAGCAGCTGACGAATCAGCGGCTCCCGGTAATGCGAAACAGTGGGCTGAATCTGAAAACGAACACGCGGTTTGGGCACCCGCCCAGCCTAGATGCTAAAGTGGACAGGCGCTCTGCGCGGGGGTGTAGCTTAATGGTAAAGCCCCAGCCTTCCAAGCTGGCTACGCGGGTTCGATTCCCGTCACCCCCTCTCGAAGTTCGGCCTTCCGTCTGCACCCTTGAAGCATCGGGGATTTTCTCCTTCCTCACGTCTGCCGCAGAGCGGCCTCTGGCCTGAAGCTCGCGTCCTGCGGAGGCGTACGCGGTAGCGTTGGTCCCGTGGATCATCAGCTGAGCGTCGTCATCCCCGTGTTCAACAACGGCGAGCTCCTGCGGACCACGTCATTCCCCTCCCTCACCGCCTCCCCTCACTTCGGCGAGATGGAGATCCTCCTCGTCGACGATGGGTCAACCTACGCCGCCACCCGCGAGGCCGTGGCCGAACTCGCCGCAGCCCACCCCAACGTGCGCGCCCACTTCTTCGACGACGGCGGCTCGGGGGCCGGCGGCCGCCCCCGCAGCAAGGCCCAGGATCTCGCCTCAGCCCCCTGCATCACGTTTCTGGACCCCGACGACGAAGCTCACGGCGACGGGCTCTGGGAGCTCTGCCGCACCCTCGCCCAGCACCCCGAGGCGCAGCTGGCCATCGGCAATCAGCTGCGCCGCTACAGCGACCGGACCGAGCAGGTCGACAACCTCAAGCACTACACCCACCAGGCCCTCCACGGTCGCCTCTGGACCGCGGGAGCCGATGTGCTCGCCGCAGCGAAGTTCCGGCCCAGCAACCTCTCCTCCATCGCCGTCCGCCGCGACTGGCTGCAGGAGACCGGCATCCGGCAGATCCCCCGAGCCGCCGGACAGGACTCCCTGTTCTTCCTGCAGGTCTTCGCCGCAGCCGAGCGCTTCGCCGCCCATCCCGGGAACACCTACACGTACCACGCAGAAGTGCCCGGCTCGATGGTCAACACCGTCACCGCCGAGTACTTCGCCAAATGCCTCATCCGTGAGCGGGCGCAGAAGGAATGGCTGGAACGGGACGGGCTGCTGACGGTCTATCTGCGCACCGGGTTCGAACGGGCCTTCGCCTGGTACCTGGGCAGGTTCCGCCGCGTCCCCAAGGATCAGCGGGACCAGGCCGCCGCCACGCTCCGGCAGATCGCCGAGGTGTACGTGGAGAACCCGTCGAAGCACCGCTGGCGGTACCCCCAGACCATGGCGTTCTTCCGCCGTCCCGGCATCCCCTCAGCCGAAGGCCTCAGACCCTGGGCGGCAGCCGCCCGCCGTCGAGCCGCCGAAGGCTCCGAGAGGGTCAGGGGCGCCGCCGGCGCGGGGGAGCTTCGTCCCGGGCGTATTCTGCGCGGCCGCGGCCGATGAGCGAAGCCACCATCCCGAGTCCCTCGCACAGGTAGTAGTCGTCCGTGTAGCTGATGGGGCGGCGACGCGCCCTCGCCTCCGCTCGGCGCAGGGCGCCGTACATCGCCCGCCCCAGCCCCTCCGCTCCGATCCGGACCCTGACCACCAGCTGGGCCGACGCTCGGGAGCCGGCCCTGCGGCGCTGCTTCAGCGCCCGGACGTGGCCGCCGCGCAGCGCACGGGCCCGCAGCCACTCCTGGGTGGCGCGGCCTGCCGGGACATACTCGGCCGCCGCCGCCTCTGCGCACCACCAGAAGACAGCGCCCGCCTCACGGAGCCGGTCGAAGAGGTCGGAGTCCTCACCGCCGGTGAGGTTGAACGTCTCGTCGAAGCGGAACCCTCGGCCGGCTGAGGCCGCCGGCGCGAACCATTCCGCCCTGACCAGCGTGTTGTTTGTGGCCAGCCGCTTGGGGCCCGGGCCCGTGGGTCGGTCGGTGCGGCGGACATAGCCGTAGGAGGCCGTCCACGCGGGCTCGCCGTCCTCGAACACGGGGAGGACGGGGCCGGCCACGGCGTCGGCTCCCGACTCCTCAGCGCAGCCCAGCAGGGCGTCGAACCAGCCGGGCAGAACCTGCTCGTCGTCGTCGAGGAAGACCACCGCCTCAGCGTCGGAGGGCACCGCCTCCAGGCTGGTGTTGCGAGCCTTGACCAGGCCCGGCTCGGGCTGGTGCACGTACAGGCCGCCGGAAAAATGCTCGGCCATCAGGCTCTCGGCCTCCGGCTGGGGAGCATTGTCGACCAGGATGAGGCGCTGCACCCCTTCAGCCTCCAGAGACTCCAGCAGCGCGGCCAGCAGCTCCGGGCGCCGGTAGGTGCAGACCAGCACCCACACGGTCTCCGGGGTGAGGGACCGAGTCATCAGCGCCCGCTCGCGGACGAGTCTCCAGCGTCGTCCGGGTCCTCGTCCTCCTCCTCGTCGAGGTCGTCCTCCTCGGCCTCGTCCGGAACTCCGAACTCGCCGTTCTCGTGCTGCTCGACCAGCTCGATGTAGTCCATGAACCCGCCCATGTTCTCCTGGGCCAGGGACGTGCGCAGCAGGCTCATCATTTCGTCGTCCGGCAGGATGACCTCCGCACCGGCGGAGGTGGTGGCGTGCTCGCCGGCAGGCATGGTGAACATGTGGATGTCGTCGCTGCGCACATCCCGCATGTCCAGGGCGTAGCCGGCCACGGTCTCAGCGTTGAGCCCCTCATCCACGCTCAGGTAGGGGGTCATGCCGTCGACCACGCTGTAGATGCGCTGCGGGTTGGAGAGCGTCTCCGCGGAGAGGAAACGCTCCAGGATCGCCCGGACCACCCGCTGCTGGTTCTCCACGCGGATGTAGTCGCCCGTCGGGAAGGACTGCCGCTCACGCACGTAGCGCAGGGCGCTGCTGCCCTCGAGGCGGATTGTGCCCTCCGGGTAGAAGGCGGGGTTGCGCTGGCCGGCGGAGAAGCTGTGGGGGTTGTCGATGTAGACCCCGCCCAGGGCTTCAGTGAGGTCGGAGAAGCCTTCGAAGTCCACGACCGCGACATGGTCGATGTGGGTGTAGAGCATCTCCTCGACGAGGTCGACTGCGAGCTCGTAGCCGCCGAGGCCCAAGGCGGTGTTGACCCGTCCCATGCCTTCGCCCGGAACCTCGACCCAGAGGTCACGCATGATCGACATGACGTAGACCCCGGAGCGGTCGGCGGGGATGTGCACGAACATCATGGTGTCGGAGCGCTCCGCCCCCTCGCCGGTGGCGTCCCTGTAGTCCTGCTCATCATCCCCGCGGGAGTCGGTTCCCATCAGCAGCATGTTGACGGTGCCCTCGGGGGTCCGGTAGGCGGAGTCGTCCTCGAGATCGAGGCCCTCGATGGTCTCGCGGTTGTCATCGAAGGTGGTCTGCAGGCTCCGCAGGTAGGAGAAGGCGACGACGACGGCGATGATCACCAGCACGGCCAGGCTGGCCATGATGATGCCGGCGATCTTCCAGCCGCGGCGGCGTGCGCCCTCCTTCTTGGGGGCCTCGGTCCGGGGCGAGGCCGGCGGGGGTGCCCCGCCGGCGGCGCGGCGCGCCCGGTAGGGTTCTTCGGTCACCAGCTTCTCCTCAGCTTCGTCCCAGTACGAGGGTGAGAATATCCGCCTCACCGTCCGGTGAGCTGATCTGCTCCACGGTGAGTCGTGCGGCTTCGCGTTCGGCGTCCTTCTTGGAGCTTCCCGCGCCCGTGCCGTACTCGGTGCCGCTGATGGTCAGCGTGGCGGTGAAGGTGCGGCTGTGGTCGGGGCCCTCACCCTGCACGAGGTAGCGGATCTCTCCGAGGTTCTGGGCGGCGGCGAGCTCCTGGGCCGTGGTCTTCCAGTCCTTGCCCGCCGTCATCGCCTCCTTGTCGGAGAGCAGCGGGGTGACCAGGCGCAGCACCAGCCGGCGGGCGGCGTCCACGTCGGTGGAGAGGTAGGAGGCTCCGATGAGAGCCTCCATGGTGTCGGCGAGGATGGAGTCCTTCTCCGCGCCGCCGGTGCGCTGCTCCCCCTCCCCGAGCCTGATGTGGCGGCCGACGCCGAGACGGCGGGCGATGCGCGCCAGCGCCCGGGTGGAGACCAGGGCGGCGCGCAGCTTGGCCAGGTCACCCTCAGGAAGGTCCGGGTAGCTGCGGTACAGGTGGTCAGTGACTGCGAGCCCCAGGACGGAGTCCCCGAGGAACTCGAGGCGCTCGTTGGTGGGGATGCCGTCGTTCTCATAGGAGAAGGACCGGTGTGTCAGGGCAAGACGAAGAGTCTCGGGGTCGATGCTGACCCCGAGACTCTCCAGAAGCTCTTCAGTTGGTGCCACCTGAATCAGGCGTCGGCGACTTTGCGGCCCTTGTACTCGTAGAACAGAGGGGTGTCTGCAGAGTCGGTCACCAGCTTGGCCTGGTGGGGACGGCTGTAGACGACACGGCCGTTCTCCACGGTCTTGACCAGGGTAGGCACCTGGGCCTTCCACTGGGAGCGGCGGTGACGGGTGTTGGAACGGGACTTCTTCCGCTTCGGAACAGCCACGGTTACTCTCTTCTCTCTCGGTGACGGTCAGGTCAGGTCTTCAGTGCGACGAGCGGTCCTCGTCATCGGTCTCATTCAGTTGTGCTGCAAGTCCGGCCAGCTCAGCCCAGCGAGGGTCGAGCTGCTCATGCTCATGGTCCGGGTCATCCTCCATGCGGAACCCGCACTGGGAGCACAGACCGGGGCAGTCCTCCCGGCACACCGGGGCGAACGGCAGCGCGGAGACCATCAGGTCCCGCAGGACCGGCTCCAGGTCCACGGTGAGGTCTGAGCCGACCGCTCGGGTCTCGTCCTCATCCTCCTCGTCGACCTGCTCCCGCGCATTCTCAGGCCAGGCGAACAGCTGCGTGACGTCCACCGTCAGCGGGAAGCTGATGGTGTCCAGGCAGCGGCCGCACTGTCCGCCGACCTGCCCAGAGGCGGTGCCGGTGGCCAGCACACCCTCATGGACCGAGTCGAACCGCAGGTCAAGCTCGAGCTCACTGTGCTCCTCGATGCTGACCAGCGGGGTCGCGAAGTCTGCTGGTGCCCCGACTGTCCGCTGCACAGTCTCACTGCTGCCCGGACTGTCTCTGAGCTCTTTGACGTCCACACTCAACCCGGCCGGATGCAGCGCAGAGGTCTGCTGCGGATGTATCACAGCGCTCAACTCTACCAGGGCTGCGCCATGAGGCGTAACCGGGGGGGTCAGCTCAGCCCTGGAACGAACTCGTCCTTGAGCCAGCTGCGCAGATCCGGGCCGAGGTCCTCACGCTCGGAGGCCAGGGTGACTACGGCCTTGATGTAGGAGAGCTTGTCGCCTGTGTCGTAGCGGCGACCCCGGTAGACGACGGCGTGGACTCCCCCGCCCTCCTCAGTCGGCTTCTTGGCCATGGCCTCGAGGGCATCGGTCAGCTGGATCTCGCCGCCCTTGCCGGGCGCGGTCTGCTCCAGCTCGGCGAAGATCGCCGGGTGCAGCACGTAGCGGCCGATGATGGCCAGGTTGGAGGGCGCGTCCTCCGCGGCGGGCTTCTCCACCAGGCCCTGCACCGGCACGACGCCGTCCTCGGCGGAGGTGTCAGCGCTGCCCGGGTCAATGACACCGTAGGCGGAGACGTTGTCGACCTCCATCACGGCGATGACGGATCCGCCGCGGGCCTGCTGCACCTCGATCATGGGGGTGAGGAGATCATCGGCCGGGTCGATGAAGTCATCGCCGAGCAGCACGGCGAAGGGCTCGTCGCCCACGTGCTGCTTGCCGCAGAGCACCGCGTGACCCAGGCCTTTGGCCTCGCCCTGGCGGACGTAGTGGATGTCTCCGAGATGGGTGGCCTTCTGCACCGACTCCAGCTTCT
The sequence above is drawn from the Nesterenkonia populi genome and encodes:
- the rpsA gene encoding 30S ribosomal protein S1, yielding MTTTATAPGAPQVAINDIGTAEEFLAAVDATMKYFTDGDMVEGTIVKVDRDEVLLDIGYKTEGVIPSRELSIKHDVDPDEVVQVGDKVEALVLQKEDKEGRLILSKKRAQYERAWGDIEKVKEEDGVVTGTVIEVVKGGLILDIGLRGFLPASLVEMRRVRDLAPYIGQEIEAKIIELDKNRNNVVLSRRAWLEQTQSEVRSSFLNKLERGQVRNGVVSSIVNFGAFVDLGGVDGLVHVSELSWKHIDHPNEVVSVGDEVTVEVLEVDMDRERVSLSLKATQEDPWQTFARTHALGQIVPGKVTKLVPFGAFVRVEDGIEGLVHISELAVRHVDLAEQVVSVNDEVFVKVIDIDLERRRISLSLKQANEDVDPDAEEFDPALYGMDAEYDDEGNYKYPEGFDPETNEWMEGYDEQRAAWEAQYAAAAERWEQHKDQVRKAVEADAEAAAEASVSGGSSRSERRPAEPAQSNYSSAEEPVDAGTLASDEALAALREKLTGN
- the polA gene encoding DNA polymerase I, whose translation is MAFRAFYALPPEGFLTSSGQYTNAVYGFTNMLLKLIREEQPTHVVLAFDLDAPTFRHESYDEYKDGRDKAPEEFAGQVSLIQQVAEALTIPAVTVEGYEADDIVAAYVTQAEAAGWQSLIVSGDRDALQLVTESTHLDYPTTGLSKTLRLDPEGVEAKYLVPPAQYPDLAALVGESADNLPGVPKVGPKTAAKWIAQYGSTRGIIDHAEEITGKAGENLRAALDDVERNLQLNLLVRDLEVPVALEEAILTPPDREAVEPLFDSLEFNQIRERLFETFAARFPDADLSAEPTHALPLIGIAADADQLSAFLSAHEAPLGLAVIIDKSHESLSTKAKRDDAARAAEAIAVVIVAPSEDPEEPAPGIAVSLTDADQDLETALAEWLAEPGSPKLVHDCKDAGKRLAWRGLHLRGAVEDTLISGYLIQPDRRSFSFPDLIAQHLNGSAEPQDYIGGEKFKDAENDGAQQSLFDEEPLPGVSEADLAAAAVHGMLLHPLSAALHSQLTERKAEQLLYELEIPLAEILLQMELTGIAVSQEKLAELDAEFERAIAESAEAAYAVVGHEVNLGSPKQLQTVLFEELELPTQGVKKNKTGYSTDVETLQDLLAKTQNEFLVHLMNHRDSSKLRQTVTGLTEAVGDDGRIHTTYAQTVAATGRLSSLHPNLQNIPIRTAAGRKIRDAFVVGRGYESLLTADYSQIEMRIMAHLSGDRELIEAFRAGEDLHSFVGARVFGVGTEEVTLEQRSKVKAMSYGLVYGLSSFGLSKQLGIGVDEARDLMNEYFERFGAVRDYLRDIVAQAKKDGYTSTIYGRRRYLPDLTSESRQLRQMAERAALNAPIQGSAADIIKRAMIDVDAALEQAQLGSRVLLQVHDELVLEVAPGEAEQVSQLVVEKMAGAAELDVPLDVNLGTGATWHEAAH
- a CDS encoding hotdog fold thioesterase, whose translation is MSEKIEYQPGFPMPAAPTPVPDDAERDARMAAMGFPPEYRQFFRIQGTPPLSAKAGMVFEEMSPEKIVSRMPVAGNEQTIGILHGGAHLLQAETLSSIAALLHVRINLKDEEKIVVGTELGATHHRQAREGWVYATCTPINLGRQMTSHEIVMTNEEGKRLSTARMTNLIIDQR
- a CDS encoding glycosyltransferase family 4 protein: MPKPRVRFQIQPTVSHYREPLIRQLLRSGRLAMEVVGRFSNSEAGEAERIESASEDVLRRAAPVRTLSVGQWWWQVGDAAAVWRGGYDAYVLEGRFYTVSAWAAGAVGKLRGRRVFLWGHGWKRPEAGAKRLTRLMLYRLADGLLVYGDRAKELGVEYGVPAEKIQVVYNSLYSECALAEPEEPTGEDTDPPTLIYSSRLTARHRLDSLAEALAHWPENRPRPRVIVVGDGSERPRLERLFAEKQVKAEFLGAVYDYDRLRQLYAQADLALSVGGAGLNVIQALSFGVPVVAEAGSPDSSPEIEAVVEGETGRYYDGTASHLRTVLAETLSDRVRLRELGRRGVGLVRGRYTAERHAEAIEEGILRLISDR
- a CDS encoding glycosyltransferase family 2 protein, translating into MDHQLSVVIPVFNNGELLRTTSFPSLTASPHFGEMEILLVDDGSTYAATREAVAELAAAHPNVRAHFFDDGGSGAGGRPRSKAQDLASAPCITFLDPDDEAHGDGLWELCRTLAQHPEAQLAIGNQLRRYSDRTEQVDNLKHYTHQALHGRLWTAGADVLAAAKFRPSNLSSIAVRRDWLQETGIRQIPRAAGQDSLFFLQVFAAAERFAAHPGNTYTYHAEVPGSMVNTVTAEYFAKCLIRERAQKEWLERDGLLTVYLRTGFERAFAWYLGRFRRVPKDQRDQAAATLRQIAEVYVENPSKHRWRYPQTMAFFRRPGIPSAEGLRPWAAAARRRAAEGSERVRGAAGAGELRPGRILRGRGR
- a CDS encoding glycosyltransferase family 2 protein, encoding MTRSLTPETVWVLVCTYRRPELLAALLESLEAEGVQRLILVDNAPQPEAESLMAEHFSGGLYVHQPEPGLVKARNTSLEAVPSDAEAVVFLDDDEQVLPGWFDALLGCAEESGADAVAGPVLPVFEDGEPAWTASYGYVRRTDRPTGPGPKRLATNNTLVRAEWFAPAASAGRGFRFDETFNLTGGEDSDLFDRLREAGAVFWWCAEAAAAEYVPAGRATQEWLRARALRGGHVRALKQRRRAGSRASAQLVVRVRIGAEGLGRAMYGALRRAEARARRRPISYTDDYYLCEGLGMVASLIGRGRAEYARDEAPPRRRRP
- a CDS encoding LCP family protein produces the protein MTEEPYRARRAAGGAPPPASPRTEAPKKEGARRRGWKIAGIIMASLAVLVIIAVVVAFSYLRSLQTTFDDNRETIEGLDLEDDSAYRTPEGTVNMLLMGTDSRGDDEQDYRDATGEGAERSDTMMFVHIPADRSGVYVMSIMRDLWVEVPGEGMGRVNTALGLGGYELAVDLVEEMLYTHIDHVAVVDFEGFSDLTEALGGVYIDNPHSFSAGQRNPAFYPEGTIRLEGSSALRYVRERQSFPTGDYIRVENQQRVVRAILERFLSAETLSNPQRIYSVVDGMTPYLSVDEGLNAETVAGYALDMRDVRSDDIHMFTMPAGEHATTSAGAEVILPDDEMMSLLRTSLAQENMGGFMDYIELVEQHENGEFGVPDEAEEDDLDEEEDEDPDDAGDSSASGR
- the rnc gene encoding ribonuclease III, giving the protein MAPTEELLESLGVSIDPETLRLALTHRSFSYENDGIPTNERLEFLGDSVLGLAVTDHLYRSYPDLPEGDLAKLRAALVSTRALARIARRLGVGRHIRLGEGEQRTGGAEKDSILADTMEALIGASYLSTDVDAARRLVLRLVTPLLSDKEAMTAGKDWKTTAQELAAAQNLGEIRYLVQGEGPDHSRTFTATLTISGTEYGTGAGSSKKDAEREAARLTVEQISSPDGEADILTLVLGRS
- the rpmF gene encoding 50S ribosomal protein L32 — protein: MAVPKRKKSRSNTRHRRSQWKAQVPTLVKTVENGRVVYSRPHQAKLVTDSADTPLFYEYKGRKVADA